The proteins below come from a single Juglans regia cultivar Chandler chromosome 12, Walnut 2.0, whole genome shotgun sequence genomic window:
- the LOC108981279 gene encoding uncharacterized protein LOC108981279 — protein sequence MDIEDRFVSNEYASGVNQFIAMAREHAPGGFDIRCPYRRCHNMFFQPINVVEDHLFIIGIDPSYKAWIFHGEDEVLDVSSLNSGDETSLNDGYIDDMDEMLDDIQHGASMDHSDSVHRPTHGVSEGGPGANFADLLEDARRPLYPSCLKFSKLSFIVKLLHIKTVGGWSVKSFNMVIKLLKDAFPNVLLPDSYNEACRLEHGLGFNYTKIDAFLNDCVLFWKEHSDKEKCPKCNTPRWVLSTNKVKKIPQKVLRYFPLIPRLQRLFVSSKTAVAMKWHASERVNNDNVMRHPADSKVWKDFDLHYPTFASDSSNVRIGLASDGFNSFNNITKPYSIWPVILVPYNLPPWLCMKDPYLMLSLLIPGPKAPGNDIDIYLRPLIDELKYLWEDGVNTYDASTSSRFHLHAALLWTINDFPAYANLSGWSTKGKLACPTCNDKTDSLWLVYGRKHCYMGHRWWLSAGHRWRSKKVDFNGNTDYWHQPIHLSGDAILEQLKEVTDVQFGKTTKKRKRIANELNWTKRSIFFKLPYWSSLGLRHNLDVMQIEKNICDSILGILMNIDGKSKDSANA from the coding sequence ATGGATATTGAAGATAGATTTGTGTCTAACGAATATGCATCGGGGGTTAACCAGTTCATCGCTATGGCTCGGGAACACGCACCCGGAGGATTTGACATTAGGTGTCCGTATCGTAGATGCCATAATATGTTCTTCCAACCAATAAATGTGGTCGAAGACCATTTATTTATCATAGGGATTGATCCTTCTTATAAGGCCTGGATATTCCATGGTGAGGATGAAGTATTGGATGTTAGTTCCTTAAATTCTGGTGATGAGACAAGCTTGAATGATGGCTACATTGATGATATGGATGAGATGCTGGATGACATTCAGCATGGAGCCTCTATGGACCACTCAGACAGCGTTCATAGACCTACTCATGGTGTATCAGAAGGGGGTCCAGGTGCCAACTTTGCTGACTTGTTAGAAGATGCACGTCGTCCACTCTATCCATCATGCCTAAAGTTCTCAAAGCTATCATTTATCGTAAAGTTGCTTCATATCAAGACAGTTGGTGGTTGGAGTGTTAAATCCTTTAACATGGTTATCAAGTTGTTGAAAGATGCATTTCCTAATGTTCTTCTCCCTGACTCGTACAATGAGGCATGTCGCTTGGAACATGGCCTTGGCTTTAATTACACCAAGATAGATGCTTTTTTGAATGATTGTGTTCTTTTTTGGAAGGAACATTCTGATAAAGAGAAGTGCCCTAAATGCAACACTCCGAGGTGGGTGTTAAGCACTAATAAGGTAAAGAAAATTCCACAAaaagtgttgagatattttcCTTTGATCCcaaggttgcaaagactatttGTGTCAAGTAAGACTGCCGTCGCAATGAAATGGCATGCTTCTGAACGGGTCAACAATGATAATGTCATGAGGCATCCTGCAGATTCGAAGGTCTGGAAAGATTTTGATCTCCATTATCCTACATTTGCCTCAGATTCTAGTAATGTGAGAATTGGTTTAGCTAGTGATGGTTTTAACTCATTTAACAATATAACTAAACCATACAGTATATGGCCAGTGATACTCGTACCTTATAACTTGCCCCcttggttatgcatgaaagatccatacCTTATGCTATCTTTGCTAATCCCTGGCCCAAAAGCACCTGGTAATGATATTGACATCTATCTACGCCCTTTAATTGACGAATTGAAATATTTGTGGGAAGATGGAGTTAATACATACGATGCCTCTACCTCATCTAGGTTTCACTTACATGCCGCATTACTATGGACCATTAATGACTTTCCAGCGTATGCTAATCTTTCTGGGTGGAGCACAAAGGGAAAGCTGGCATGTCCAACATGCAATGATAAGACAGATTCATTGTGGTTGGTCTATGGGCGAAAGCATTGTTACATGGGTCATCGTTGGTGGTTGTCGGCAGGGCACAGGTGGAGATCTAAAAAGGTTGATTTTAATGGTAATACGGATTATTGGCATCAACCTATACATTTGTCAGGAGATGCTATACTGGAACAGTTGAAAGAAGTGACAGATGTACAGTTTGGGAAAACTACAAAGAAGAGGAAACGCATAGccaatgagttgaattggacaaaaagaagtatattttttaagctACCTTATTGGTCTTCCTTAGGTTTGAGGCATAACCTCGACGTCATGCAGATTGAGAAGAACATCTGCGATAGCATATTAGGCattttgatgaatattgatGGAAAAAGTAAGGACTCCGCCAATGCATGA